aaaaaaaaaaaaaaaaaaaaaaaaaaaaaaaaaaatatatatatatatatatatatatatatatatatatatatatatatgaatatgggACAGGAGTCATGACAAGgagcaaacaggaaaaaaaaccctgtgaTTTTGGGGGACTTTCATGCTTAAGACTAGGTATTTGAGCTGAAAACACTAAAGAGATTTGACTTAGGGCATGTTAGGGTCATGGTATGGCCTCTCTGTACTCAACTGTACTGTACCCAGGACTGTCTTGAACTGTTAAATCTACTTCTTGATAGCAATACACTTTCTCAGGATAGAAACTAGATAATAATTTGtattgtttcttttcaaatgaatgataaaaagtaacttcaaatatgtatttttcaacCACAGAAGAAAGTGAGTCCTGCTTTGTCCAACCAAAACCACGTACACTGGGAAGAGAATCTACTTTATATGGCAAGGTACAAAAGGAAAGCCTTCCTCGACTAGAAAAGCTCAAGATTTCAGCCGTGTCTACAGCTAATGGTGTTAAATCCCTCCATGAACAGCCCCTGGCAAAGGATGCTGCAGACCCACCAGGATCCACAGAGGAAACTCAGCCTCTCAAGGGACTAAAGGAGTCTGGGTCACCTCAGCCAGATGGCAAAGATGATACTCCAGGagcaggagaaaagaagaaggacGTGGAAGCAGTGACAGAGGCTCAGCCTTTTAAAGGAAACGCTGAGACCGAACCTTTAGGAGCAGAAGCCAAGAGTCAACCTTgggggacagagggagagagggactcCCCTGGAGCAGTGGAAGGTACTGAGAATCCACAAGCTGCCGGAGAGATGACACCTCTAGGAACAGCTGAGAAAATTCCACCTCTGGAGGCAGCTAGAGAGCCACAATCTCAAGAAGCTATGGGAAGGGATGAACAGTCCCAACTCCCAGAAACAGTTCCCAAGGAGATGGAATCTCCAGAAATATTGGAAGGAAGTCAGCTTGTGGAAACAGCTGAAAAGCAGCAACTTCAAGAGACATTGGGAGATGAGCAGTGCCAACTTCTAGAGATGATCCGCAGAGAGAATGGAACACCAGAAGTATCAGACAGAAGTCAGCTTATGGAAACAGCTGTCAAGGGTGATTCGCTCCATAAAACTACTGAAGGTCCAGGAAACATGGAGCAGATCCAACCTGAAAGAATAGTTGGAAACATGGAACATGCAGCAGGAATTCTAGAGACAGGGGCAAATGTGGAAACGGTCAGGAATATTCATGCTAACGAAGAGGACCAACACGTTGAAGGTAAAAGTCGTGCTGTCACAGACTCAGGTTGTTTAGGTGTGCTTCATAAAAGATCATCTCTGGGGGACAGGGGTGGCTGACACAGTCCCTCTAGTCTCTGTTTCAGTGGTTGAAGTTCATTTGACCCAAACCAAAAAGGCTtccatacttgaaaaacaggcaTTTGACTTTCTGGCACAAATTTTCAAAGGCACAGTCTGTGTCCAGATTTGTAACCTAGAGCTTCATTGttgaataaaatggaatattgaaGGAATGttaaatttctgaatttttccAAGTTCACTCTTCATCAGGCCCCATGTATGGCATGAGGATACAAATTAAGGATGGTCAGTGGAGGAACTGACTTTTTAATGAAAGAACACACAAGTAATGCCTCTTAGAGTGTCATTTTCATCTTTGCACTCTTATCCTTAGAAAATTACCGTCAGCCTGCTCCTGTCCTCCTAtagtctttttatctttattagaaGACTAGAGAAATGTACTACGTCTTAGCAAatggtgtttttttaaatgtactttacCAGTATAAAACAAATGGTATCTATACTGTTCTTTATTGGAGTTATGATAAAAAAATTCTTCTAGGGCAGGATTTACATTTTGGTAAATTTTGGCTTCACCCTACAGTATAGTTAAGTGAAACATTCATCCGTTTTTTAATTCTCTCATTAGTTAATGCAGCAGTTTTTGAGTGTCTAATCATCTGCTAGCTGCAGGAATAAGGGATAGTCCCTGTTCTCGGGGGGCTCACAGTCTAGCGGGGAGAAGGCAGAATTTAAACAAAATACTACAGTCTACTGGGGTAAGTGCTTTAGTGAGGGTATATAAAAGTGCTCTGGGAATAACAAGGGAGAAGCAAGTAAAGGTATGTATTTGTTAGATCAGGGTTGGCAAACTCAAGTCTTTAGGGCCTAGGATAATGACAGTGGGTGAAGTGAGGGGCACATGTAATGCTGTGGGAAGCCCCGGGCACCTTGGTGAACAGGAGCACAATCCTATCAAAAGAGGCagctgttggggcttccctggtggcgcagtggttgagagtccgcctgccgatgcaggggacacgggttcgtgccccggtccgggaagatcccacatgccgcggagcggctgggcccgtgagccatggccgctgagcctgcgcgaccggagcctgtgctctgcaacgggagaggccgcaacagtgagaggcccgcgtaccgcaaaaaaaaaaaaaaaaaagaggcagctgCTTCTGGGCTCCACTCAAGGCACGGGGACCAGTGTTGCCCAAAGTGACTTCTTAGGGAAAAATTTGTATGTGCAATGGCCAggcttttaaatgtttaaactcTTTAAAAGTTCAATGATTGTTTTCTTTAAACACCAGAATGACCAAACAAGACGCTTTCTGGGCACCCACAGAACacattttgaattaaatataaatggaactTTCTATTTGTAATATGTTCTACTGTCTGTCTTGGGTAATTCTGCAACCTgattttatataagaaaatgcCAAGACTCGGAAATGGTAAGTGACATGGGCCACTCCAAGGATCTGAGAGACCCAGGGCAATTGCCTTTCTTGACACCATCAGAGAAACTTACTGTCTAGACCTAAAGAGCAAGAGCTGCCCCCCTTGGAAACCAGCTGCGGGGCACTTTGTTGCTAATGCTAAACAAGCATCTCTTAATATCACCTTTGATTACTTTTCCAGGTGAAACAGGAGAAAAGGTTGAAACAGAGATGGAGAATGAGAAAGTAAGTGAAGGGGCTgaaacaaaagaggaagaaacaggagAAGCTGTGGGTCTTTCAGCAGCCACGTAGATAGGTATGGTGATGGAAGGGTGAACGGACACAGCGTATTATAACAGAGAAGACAGAAAGCGGCAGTGAAATTTGTGGTTACAGATCTTATCTTTCAACATCTACATGTTTTATACAAGGAGTGTGGTTATCATGTTATTGATTACATTGTTCCATAAAACTGCTAAGCTGTGAACAGTTTTTCTAGCTACTTacaattcaaaactacaaaaaaaaaaaaacagaaaaagaaaactacaatagCCAGAGCCAATACCAACTAGGGTATATGTTCGTGTAAGAGTGTGAGGGTGTTTTCTTCACTGTGGCAATGGGTCTATGGAGTAGAAAATGAGACCCTAAAAGAAAGTATAAACCTTTAAGTATAGGTGGCTGGAGAAAGGAGTTAGCAGATTTTAGGGAGCTCATGATAATAAAGTCATACAGTTGGAATTAGGATGGAGTAAGAATGATCAACAATAACTGGGCAAACTATACCTAGTATTTCTTTCCTATCACAGAATTTAGAGCTGGTGGGAACCTGGGAAAGTATGTCATCTAATTACCTTCTCACCTTAAGTCTAGCTACTACCATACATCCttattgatcatggtgtattaaaTATGGTAACAAAATTCTTCTTAAAGGAACGCAGACTCTGGCGCTGTTATAAGATTAGGCGTTTTCACAATGAAAGGTTAGACATGTTTTATGTGCCATTTTGAATCATCTAGTGATTTTATACTTATGTGAGGTATTTCAATTGGTGTTATCCTTTTGACTGACATTAAAGGTATTTTAAATTAActgacttttaaatatattttagaggCAACAAACAGCAAGAATTAAAACAGACTTGTTGCCTATGTGGAGTCTATTCCTTGGgccctattttttgttttttttaagattactcTGATTTAATATTAGGCTTTAGATGTGGAAAAGAGCTGAAAAATCAAGATTTAAAAACCATTTATAATATTTCATTCGTGTTAAAATGATACACCACAGAAAGTCACTTTTCAAGTATTCCTCCAAAATTGCCAAGGGATTTTGGTAAATGATGatatgtgaataataataatgatagcaatCTTGCCCACCAATGAGTGCCTTGTGTTTATGAATATCAGGATAGAATTATATTCTGGAAACATTTTGTATCTTTATCTTATTTGTAAATATGTAGTTTAAAGATAACTGCTCAGATGAATTAACTAGACTATTTTACTTTAGCTTCTATATTAAACTGACTATTAAGATGatgtaattaattttaagaatatagGATAGAGGGAAGAATTATCATCCTTAGTCTGATTTTAATGTTAGTTTATGTTTCTGAGTTTAAAGAGTTGAGGTAGCCAACAAGAGGAGTTACCTGAGTAGATGACTTCATCCTTCCTGCAAAGTAAAGAAGCTGGGTTGTGATTTTATTGAGAACAAGGATTGTTTTATGTGTCTTTGAATTCATGCACTTAGCTCTTTTAATGGGACATGATAGGTGCTTGATAAGTATTTGtcaaatcaataaatgaataataaataccaAGTGTTCCCATTTAcacttaattcattaaaaaagaatatagaattctttatatattgaaTTCGAAATATGAATTTGTGTGACAATAACGTTTTCATTCCAAAGCTGCTCAAGCTTAGTAAGACTATATATCTGGTATAGTtccaaaaatagtaataatttggGGTCAGAAAGTTACATAACTCAGAACTGATATTGCATCTTTCAAGCTACATTTTGTAATCCAAAGGTGTTTTTCCTGACCCAAAGGTATTTTTATATAGATATCTAGTAAATAGAAAATGTCAGAGCTTAGTGTAAAATATGATCACCTTAAAAAGTGATTGTACTTTGTATCAAGTACTGAAATAGTAGGATTCATTTACTTAATAGGCATAAAGGTCCATTCTCCATtgtgtggattttaaaaaaatctctaacaTATGTTAAAGAGATCCCTATTCAGATCTCACTCTTGAAAGAAGTCTTTCTCAAAAACATTATTATATAGTTGTAATGTAAAAGTTTTCAAATTACTTATGAATACCATTATTTTCCATAATAACTAAAATCATTTATTCTCAGAAAAATTTGGAAATCTCAGAAATATAAATTTCTGATACTTTCTACACTTTTGTCTTTGGCCTTTACTGTGGTTACTaagacatttttagaaattattcttTTAGATAATATTAATAACTTTGTAGTTCAAAACctataaagaaaattgaaatgttcCATAATATTTGAATATTCCAAAATTCAAACGTTTCATCTAAATAATctgctaatttattttttttaaacaaaattaaagtaaTAAGTGCCTGTAGTAAAACTCAAATAATAAAGAAAGGTACAAAATGGGAAGTAAAGTTGTTCCTCCCATATCCTTTAGTCCCTCTATGAAAAGATGATAAAGCTTCTTGTGTTTACTTCCATAAGAAGgtaatgtagggacttccctggtggtccagtggttaagactgcacactcccaatgcagggggcctgggttcgatccctggtcagggaagtagatcccacatgcatgccgcaactaagagtccacctgccacaactaagagcctgtaTACCTCAGCTAAaagagccctcatgctgcaactaagacccagaacagccaaataaataaataaataaaatttttaaaagggtaaTGTATAAGCCAGGCTATGTGGATATGCTAAAACAGAAGTGTATGCTCACACatccacattttaaaacataaatgatgggcttccctcgtggcgtagttgttaagaatctgcctgcccatgcaggggacacgggttcgagccctggtttaggaagatcccacatgccgcggagcagctaagcccatgcaccacgactactgaagcccgcgtgccacaactgctgaagcctgcgcgcctagagtccatgccccacaacaagagaagccaccacagtgagaagcctgcacactgcaacgacgAGTAAcccctgctggccgcaactagagaaaactcccactcagcaacaagacccaacgcagccataaattaattaattaattaagaaaaatacccACGAATCACTATTTTGTCCTTACATTGTGAAAAAGTGCACGTAAAACCACGAATCCATCCTTTGCTCTgctagaattgttttcttttgcctAAAACTGGTATATAGACTTAGCATAGCAAAGTGCATTCTAAGTCCCCAGACTCTGAGAGGAGTTTATCAATTTGGCTTCCAGATTCAAAATGCACAAGTTGGATAAGGCGTGAGCTATTTATAATGAATTAATAGAAAAACTACCATCAGGGCTGGATTTTCCACTGGATTTTCTAATTCCAGTGGCCGTACAACCACTTTGTAACCCAGTTTTGTGATCTATTAAGATGACTGCAGAATTCTCTGTTATCTAGCTGGGAAGGAAATGGTGAACAAACGATTCACCAGCTGGTATCCCCATTAGGGAGTGAATGTTGGCGTTTACTGACAGAGGGTGCCAGGTGCAAATCAAGGAAACTCCCAATCCAGACTCCAAAACTCTTGGCCAGATGTGCTCTGTACCATCTCCTGATGTCAAACAGGGCCCTGGGcgcaaagcctttctgtgtcccccatttctttgattacagggaacagccttcattcagcctccatgaccttccctgagttccaatgggcagattcaagcagttgttaattagggaagggaggggattcgAGACTCGACTGGGGTGAAACAGTCAAgagcagccttggggcaaggcTTTGTTTCCCCATCAATGGATGCACACAACAATACCTTTGAGCTATTtcgcagatactgaaaccccctccaggtgggagaagttaactatTAATGAcagtatgctgcccacaagcatgttGACCCCAGACCAGTTAGACCTTAAGGTTGATGATGCCGACtcctacctcaccaccaacccatcGGAACagtgtccatgagctgatcacgccGTCTTTGAAcaattactataaaacttctcactgTCTTCTCCAAGTGAGGACACACAGTTTTTTgaggcaggagcctgctgtgtccccctttgcctggcaaagtaataaagctgtccttttctacttcacccagaaGTCTGCCTccaagatttgatttggcactggtgtacagagaagctgagctttcTGCATCACTCCTGGTGGACCCACAGGATAGGAGTGTGTGGCCAACATGTGACCTTATTGCTTTTTCCATTTAAACTTTGCAGTAAGAGTCCTAGCATAGCTAATAGCCTTTGAGCAGCCAAAACACccatgtcattattttaaaaaaaaatttttttggccatgcggcacggcttgtgggatcttagttccctgactagggatcgaaccccggccctcagcagtgaaagcacagagtcctaaccactggaccaccagagaattccccatcatcattcttttttttttttttttttttttcccgtggtacgcgggcctctcactgttggggcctctcccattgccgagcacaggctccagacacgcaggctcagcggccatggctcacgggcccagccgctccgcggcatgtgaggtcttcccagaccggggcatgaacccgtgtcccctgcatcggcaggtggactctcaaccactgcgccaccagggaagcccccgcatcATCATTCTTAACAAATGCTTTATTCCACACTTGGCCTTGAGTTAAGAATGGCTTTTCaaggaaaatgtttcttttccacATTGAAGTAATCAAAGAGCGTTAGGTGGTCATAGTCAAATAATCTGTGCTCTTTTGGTAAATACAATAGCTTCTTAGAGCATCTAACATTACAAGCatctcatttttataaagctAATCTGGTGACCCAATTCTGAATTGTTTCACAAAGTCAGCAATGTAAACATCATAAAGCCATTCA
This genomic window from Kogia breviceps isolate mKogBre1 chromosome 17, mKogBre1 haplotype 1, whole genome shotgun sequence contains:
- the ERICH5 gene encoding glutamate-rich protein 5, coding for MGCSSSALNKAGDGSRPRSEESESCFVQPKPRTLGRESTLYGKVQKESLPRLEKLKISAVSTANGVKSLHEQPLAKDAADPPGSTEETQPLKGLKESGSPQPDGKDDTPGAGEKKKDVEAVTEAQPFKGNAETEPLGAEAKSQPWGTEGERDSPGAVEGTENPQAAGEMTPLGTAEKIPPLEAAREPQSQEAMGRDEQSQLPETVPKEMESPEILEGSQLVETAEKQQLQETLGDEQCQLLEMIRRENGTPEVSDRSQLMETAVKGDSLHKTTEGPGNMEQIQPERIVGNMEHAAGILETGANVETVRNIHANEEDQHVEGETGEKVETEMENEKVSEGAETKEEETGEAVGLSAAT